The following proteins are co-located in the Spinactinospora alkalitolerans genome:
- a CDS encoding DUF6230 family protein, giving the protein MAEDTQAETEHSGIGWRRFGLALIPALGAAGVLVALTAQGSIAASFAVSGDSFKISADSITGTGFAQYGDVSTSADDTRHPVAVSVIDEAELVNLCQSVLMETPVGEMTLLVNAGQDDTPVSAENLVVDTEQLSGDATFTNMEIGRDAGTLENASGQSGAAGAFGQQADTVAINDLQQVAWGVNAGTFRLSGLHLGLEPGNHECF; this is encoded by the coding sequence ATGGCAGAAGACACGCAGGCGGAAACCGAGCACAGCGGCATCGGATGGCGCCGCTTCGGTCTTGCGCTCATCCCGGCCCTGGGGGCCGCGGGCGTGCTCGTGGCGCTGACGGCGCAGGGCAGCATCGCCGCGTCCTTCGCCGTCTCCGGCGACAGCTTCAAGATCTCGGCCGACTCCATCACCGGGACCGGGTTCGCCCAGTACGGCGACGTCAGCACCTCGGCCGACGACACCCGGCACCCGGTCGCCGTCTCCGTCATCGACGAGGCCGAGCTGGTCAACCTGTGCCAGTCGGTGCTGATGGAGACCCCGGTCGGCGAGATGACCCTCCTGGTCAACGCCGGCCAGGACGACACGCCGGTGTCGGCGGAGAACCTGGTCGTCGACACCGAACAGCTCTCCGGCGACGCCACGTTCACCAACATGGAGATCGGCCGCGACGCCGGCACCCTGGAGAACGCCTCCGGCCAGAGCGGTGCGGCCGGCGCCTTCGGCCAGCAGGCGGACACGGTCGCCATCAACGACCTCCAGCAGGTGGCGTGGGGCGTCAACGCGGGCACCTTCCGGCTCAGCGGCCTGCACCTCGGCCTTGAGCCCGGCAACCACGAGTGCTTCTGA
- a CDS encoding GMC oxidoreductase produces the protein MSRFSSDSEAFDYDVIVVGSGFGGSVSALRLTEKGYRVGVLEAGRRYTPETLPKTSWDLRNFLWAPSLGMFGIQRIHLLRDVLILAGAGVGGGSLNYANTLYEPLDDFFTDEQWRDITDWRSELAPFYDQARRMLGVRTNPTMTPSDVHLKEVAEEMGVGDSFHLAPVGVYFGDGGDGDTARAERVDPGTETDDPYFGGAGPRRRACIECGGCMTGCRHGAKNTLTENYLYFAERAGAEIHPMTTVARLRERPESLGGGYAVDTLVTGARRRRGNARTFTAREVVLAAGTYGTQRLLHAMRDRGLLPRISARLGSLTRTNSEALAGAMTRSANPPEDFSRGVAITSSMHPDEHTHVEPVRYAKGSNAMGLLATIQVPGGGRVPRWLRFLGLAAAHPYVFARSLSVRRFSERTIIGLVMQSLDNSLTTYTRKGLLGGRRLTSRQGHGAPNPTWIPAGQEVMTRLAEKIDGFPGGNVGDLVNAPMTAHFLGGCPIGATAQEGVVDPYHRLHGHPGVHVVDGSAVSANLGVNPSLTITAQAERAMSLWPNRGGADPRPAPGSPYERVEPVFPQRPAVPAGAFAELRFTKRLSLDIDVVRTEPASG, from the coding sequence ATGTCACGTTTCAGTTCCGATTCGGAGGCGTTCGATTACGACGTCATCGTCGTGGGCTCCGGATTCGGTGGCTCGGTGAGCGCACTGCGCCTCACCGAGAAGGGCTACCGGGTCGGCGTGCTGGAGGCCGGGCGGCGCTACACCCCCGAAACCCTGCCGAAGACCTCCTGGGACCTGCGCAACTTCCTGTGGGCTCCCTCCCTGGGCATGTTCGGCATCCAGCGCATCCATCTGCTGCGGGACGTGCTGATCCTGGCCGGCGCCGGCGTCGGCGGCGGCTCGCTCAACTACGCCAACACGCTCTACGAGCCGCTGGACGACTTCTTCACCGACGAGCAGTGGCGCGACATCACCGACTGGCGCAGCGAACTGGCCCCCTTCTACGACCAGGCCCGCCGCATGCTGGGCGTCCGGACCAACCCCACGATGACCCCCTCCGACGTGCACCTGAAGGAGGTGGCCGAGGAAATGGGGGTCGGGGACAGCTTCCACCTCGCCCCCGTCGGCGTGTACTTCGGCGACGGCGGGGACGGCGACACCGCGCGGGCCGAACGCGTCGATCCGGGGACCGAGACCGATGACCCCTACTTCGGGGGCGCCGGTCCGCGGCGGCGCGCCTGCATCGAGTGCGGCGGGTGCATGACCGGCTGCCGGCACGGCGCGAAGAACACGCTGACCGAGAACTACCTGTACTTCGCCGAGCGCGCCGGCGCCGAGATCCACCCGATGACGACGGTGGCGCGGCTGCGCGAGCGGCCCGAGTCCCTGGGCGGCGGCTACGCCGTCGACACCCTGGTCACCGGCGCCAGACGCAGGCGCGGCAACGCCCGCACCTTCACCGCACGCGAGGTGGTCCTGGCCGCGGGGACCTACGGCACCCAGCGGCTGCTGCACGCGATGCGCGACCGGGGCCTGCTGCCGCGGATCTCCGCGCGCCTGGGCTCGCTGACCCGGACCAACTCCGAGGCCCTGGCCGGGGCGATGACGCGCTCGGCGAACCCGCCGGAGGACTTCAGCCGGGGCGTGGCGATCACGTCGTCGATGCACCCCGACGAGCACACCCACGTCGAGCCGGTGCGCTACGCCAAGGGCTCCAACGCCATGGGGCTGCTCGCCACCATCCAGGTGCCCGGCGGCGGGCGCGTCCCGCGCTGGCTGCGCTTCCTGGGGCTGGCGGCGGCGCACCCCTACGTCTTCGCCCGCAGCCTCTCGGTGCGCAGGTTCTCCGAGCGCACGATCATCGGGCTGGTGATGCAGTCCCTGGACAACTCGCTGACCACCTACACCAGGAAGGGGCTGCTGGGCGGGCGCAGGCTCACCTCGCGCCAGGGGCACGGCGCGCCCAACCCGACCTGGATCCCGGCCGGCCAGGAGGTCATGACCCGGCTGGCCGAGAAGATCGACGGCTTCCCCGGCGGCAACGTCGGCGACCTGGTGAACGCTCCCATGACGGCGCACTTCCTGGGCGGCTGCCCCATCGGCGCGACCGCGCAGGAGGGCGTGGTGGACCCCTACCACCGGCTGCACGGCCACCCCGGCGTGCACGTGGTCGACGGCTCGGCGGTCTCGGCGAACCTCGGTGTCAACCCGTCGCTGACGATCACCGCGCAGGCCGAGCGCGCGATGTCGCTGTGGCCCAACCGGGGCGGGGCCGACCCGCGCCCGGCCCCCGGATCGCCCTACGAGCGCGTGGAGCCGGTGTTCCCCCAGCGGCCCGCGGTCCCCGCCGGGGCGTTCGCCGAGCTGCGCTTCACCAAGCGGCTCTCCCTCGACATCGACGTCGTCCGCACCGAGCCCGCCTCGGGCTGA
- a CDS encoding alpha/beta fold hydrolase, translating into MPPLRNVVETTRTVTTPDGAALRVHARGPEDAPLTVVLAHGWTLTADTWRSQATALVSGRLGLPCGAVRVISWEQRGHGGSTLGGHPLSVDLLGEDLAHVIDASAPSGPVVLGGHSMGGMTIMALAAARPGFVAERVAGVALVSTSAGHLDTGLPGHPLRARVAAACRRGLMDTLVRFPERAERLRAVVPPRLALHRAAVGRLLFGPGADPLWVRDCAELVHATPADVIGAFYPALMAHDKIWRLRALREVPVSILSGTADRLTPVRHARALARALPGARLEVLPGRGHMLPLEAADVVGDHLARLCREAADGSEHR; encoded by the coding sequence ATGCCCCCCTTGCGCAATGTCGTCGAGACCACCCGGACCGTCACCACCCCCGACGGCGCCGCGCTGCGGGTGCACGCGCGCGGCCCCGAGGACGCGCCGCTGACGGTCGTGCTCGCGCACGGCTGGACCCTGACCGCCGACACCTGGCGGTCCCAGGCCACGGCGCTCGTCTCCGGCCGGCTCGGCCTCCCCTGCGGCGCGGTCCGGGTCATCAGTTGGGAGCAGCGGGGCCACGGCGGCTCCACCCTGGGCGGGCATCCGCTCAGCGTCGACCTGCTGGGCGAGGACCTCGCGCACGTCATCGACGCGTCGGCCCCCTCGGGGCCGGTGGTGCTCGGCGGGCACTCGATGGGCGGCATGACGATCATGGCCCTGGCCGCCGCGCGGCCCGGGTTCGTCGCCGAGCGGGTGGCCGGAGTCGCCCTGGTGTCGACGTCGGCCGGCCACCTGGACACCGGGCTGCCGGGCCATCCCCTGCGGGCCAGGGTCGCGGCCGCCTGCCGACGAGGGCTCATGGACACCCTGGTCCGCTTCCCTGAGCGCGCCGAGCGCCTGCGGGCGGTCGTCCCGCCGCGACTGGCCCTGCACCGGGCCGCGGTCGGACGGCTGCTGTTCGGCCCCGGCGCCGACCCGCTGTGGGTGCGCGACTGCGCGGAACTGGTCCACGCCACGCCCGCCGATGTCATCGGCGCCTTCTACCCCGCGCTGATGGCGCACGACAAGATCTGGCGGCTGCGCGCGCTGCGCGAGGTCCCGGTGTCGATCCTGAGCGGCACGGCCGACCGGCTGACCCCGGTGCGGCACGCTCGCGCGCTGGCCAGGGCGCTGCCAGGCGCTCGACTGGAGGTCCTGCCCGGCCGCGGCCACATGCTCCCGCTGGAGGCGGCCGACGTGGTCGGCGACCACCTGGCCCGGCTGTGCCGCGAGGCCGCCGACGGCTCGGAGCACCGCTAG